A genomic segment from Ptychodera flava strain L36383 chromosome 19, AS_Pfla_20210202, whole genome shotgun sequence encodes:
- the LOC139118579 gene encoding carboxy-terminal kinesin 2-like isoform X2, with translation MSSDNSASESRMPLEEVNSNEPVLMTPRTQSKLPVFSRKRERTPSSNADTSANTSQLVQPSKRSRLEPPAPEHNAGKPPAAKTTRARPQSGMAKSTSGGNLRKQTRGGTATGRPPVSSARSRTRPASAPNSARTTAPSRSAPSSSSTTATRTATNRNTTRSTTTGNNNSTQSNGVVTGKTKRPAWDYKGRLEDMSKEVKAILESNSSLQQVIENTQERVQILEEQKQELSGAVVQKEQVNTATEERNRKLERQLRDQEETNDDLKRKLSRITREKEDLEGDYNAARQEINGYKSTVSQMTSEKLGIESENNNLKRNLEILKEDLRKKMEECEEKKRKIAELEGAVEERDCSLREHEATRRNLHNLIQELKGNIRVFCRVRPLVNGEMDSGVKAVSMDFPDHDQKVIELEKPGEESAVGGARKKDQRYEFTFDKVFSPESQQSHVFEEISQLVQSALDGYNVCIFAYGQTGSGKTFTMEGPDNPDDDHRGMIPRAAEQIFNCARDLEDKGWKYDMKASFLEIYNETIRDLLGPADSKEKHDIKLTGSKGTEVEVTNMTVVEVKSEGQIHQLLQKATQSRAVAATKCNERSSRSHSVFILNLHGRNEMTGEDCEGVLNLVDLAGSERLSQSGSTGSRLKETQNINRSLSELGNVIMALANKDAHIPYRNSKLTHLLQNSLGGNSKTLMFVNISPREENLTETLSSLRFATKVNQCNIGTAQKKVK, from the exons ATGTCTTCCGACAATTCTGCCAGTGAG TCAAGAATGCCACTAGAGGAGGTGAACAGCAACGAGCCTGTACTGATGACTCCAAGAACACAAAGCAAACTACCGGTATTTTCAaggaagagagagagaactCCCAGTAGTAATGCTGACACTTCAGCAAACACT TCCCAGTTGGTTCAACCGAGCAAGCGAAGTCGATTGGAACCTCCGGCACCTGAGCATAATGCTGGAAAACCTCCTGCAGCCAAGACGACACGTGCCAGACCGCAGTCTGGCATGGCCAAGTCTACAAGTGGTGGGAACCTCCGAAAACAAACAAGAGGAGGAACAGCCACAGGAAGACCACCTGTTTCTTCCG CTCGAAGTCGTACACGCCCAGCCTCTGCTCCAAATAGCGCCAGAACAACAGCTCCTTCCAGAAGCGCACCCTCTTCCTCCTCCACTACAGCCACCAGAACTGCCACAAACAGAAACACAACAAGGAGTACCACTACAGGCAATAACAATAGCACTCAGAGCAATG GAGTGGTCACCGGTAAGACAAAGCGTCCAGCATGGGACTACAAAGGCAGGCTGGAAGACATGAGCAAGGAAGTGAAGGCCATCTTGGAATCTAATTCTTCCCTGCAACAAGTGATTGAAAACACACAGGAGAGAGTTCAGATCCTTGAAGAACAGAAACAGGAACTCTCCGGGGCTGTTGTCCAGAAGGAACAGGTCAACACTGCGACAGAGGAGAGAAATAGAAAGCTTGAACGACAGCTGAG AGATCAAGAGGAAACTAATGACGATCTCAAGAGAAAACTGTCAAGGATTACGAGAGAGAAAGAAGACTTGGAAGGGGATTACAATGCTGCAAGGCAAGAAATCAATGGATACAAGAGTACAGTATCTCAGATGACGTCTGAGAAGTTGGGAATTGAGTCTGAAAACAACAATCTGAAG AGAAACCTAGAAATTCTGAAAGAAGACCTCAGGAAGAAAATGGAGGAATGTGAAGAGAAGAAACGTAAGATTGCAGAACTTGAAGGAGCAGTGGAAGAAAGAGATTGCAGCTTGAGAGAACACGAAGCAACCAGGAGGAATTTACACAATTTAATTCAGGAACTAAAG GGGAACATTCGCGTGTTTTGTCGTGTGCGACCATTGGTCAATGGAGAAATGGATTCCGGAGTGAAAGCAGTGTCCATGGACTTTCCAGACCATGATCAGAAAGTTATTGAACTGGAGAAACCAGGAGAAGAG AGTGCTGTGGGTGGCGCCAGGAAAAAAGACCAGAGATACGAATTTACCTTTGACAAAGTCTTCTCGCCAGAAAGTCAACAATCCCACGTGTTTGAGGAAATCTCACAGCTTGTACAG TCTGCTCTTGATGGATACAATGTTTGCATCTTTGCATACGGCCAGACTGGTTCTGGAAAGACCTTCACCATGGAAGGACCGGACAACCCAGACGATGACCACAGAGGTATGATTCCCAGGGCTGCTGAGCAGATATTCAACTGTGCCAGGGATCTTGAAGACAAGGGATGGAAG TATGACATGAAAGCAAGCTTCCTTGAAATCTACAATGAGACGATACGCGATCTACTGGGACCAGCTGACAGCAAGGAAAAACACGACATCAAATTGACCGGAAGCAAAGGAACTGAAGTGGAAGTGACAAACATGACTGTTGTGGAAGTCAAATCAGAGGGACAG ATTCACCAGCTTCTTCAAAAGGCCACACAGAGCAGAGCAGTGGCGGCCACTAAGTGCAATGAGAGGTCGTCACGCAGCCATTCCGTGTTCATCCTCAACTTGCACGGCAGAAATGAGATGACTGGGGAGGATTGTGAAG GAGTGCTGAATCTGGTAGACCTGGCAGGAAGTGAGAGGCTATCACAGAGTGGGTCCACTGGCAGTCGTCTCAAGGAGACCCAGAACATCAACCGTAGTCTGTCTGAGCTAGGCAATGTCATCATGGCGCTGGCAAACAAGGATGCCCACATCCCATACAGAAACAGCAAGCTCACCCATCTCCTGCAGAACTCTCTGGGTGGTAATTCTAAAAC GTTGATGTTTGTGAATATCTCACCAAGAGAGGAGAATCTCACTGAAACACTTTCGTCCCTGAGGTTTGCTACCAAG GTCAACCAGTGCAACATTGGTACTGCTCAGAAGAAAGTCAAATAG
- the LOC139118579 gene encoding carboxy-terminal kinesin 2-like isoform X1 codes for MSSDNSASEQSRMPLEEVNSNEPVLMTPRTQSKLPVFSRKRERTPSSNADTSANTSQLVQPSKRSRLEPPAPEHNAGKPPAAKTTRARPQSGMAKSTSGGNLRKQTRGGTATGRPPVSSARSRTRPASAPNSARTTAPSRSAPSSSSTTATRTATNRNTTRSTTTGNNNSTQSNGVVTGKTKRPAWDYKGRLEDMSKEVKAILESNSSLQQVIENTQERVQILEEQKQELSGAVVQKEQVNTATEERNRKLERQLRDQEETNDDLKRKLSRITREKEDLEGDYNAARQEINGYKSTVSQMTSEKLGIESENNNLKRNLEILKEDLRKKMEECEEKKRKIAELEGAVEERDCSLREHEATRRNLHNLIQELKGNIRVFCRVRPLVNGEMDSGVKAVSMDFPDHDQKVIELEKPGEESAVGGARKKDQRYEFTFDKVFSPESQQSHVFEEISQLVQSALDGYNVCIFAYGQTGSGKTFTMEGPDNPDDDHRGMIPRAAEQIFNCARDLEDKGWKYDMKASFLEIYNETIRDLLGPADSKEKHDIKLTGSKGTEVEVTNMTVVEVKSEGQIHQLLQKATQSRAVAATKCNERSSRSHSVFILNLHGRNEMTGEDCEGVLNLVDLAGSERLSQSGSTGSRLKETQNINRSLSELGNVIMALANKDAHIPYRNSKLTHLLQNSLGGNSKTLMFVNISPREENLTETLSSLRFATKVNQCNIGTAQKKVK; via the exons ATGTCTTCCGACAATTCTGCCAGTGAG CAGTCAAGAATGCCACTAGAGGAGGTGAACAGCAACGAGCCTGTACTGATGACTCCAAGAACACAAAGCAAACTACCGGTATTTTCAaggaagagagagagaactCCCAGTAGTAATGCTGACACTTCAGCAAACACT TCCCAGTTGGTTCAACCGAGCAAGCGAAGTCGATTGGAACCTCCGGCACCTGAGCATAATGCTGGAAAACCTCCTGCAGCCAAGACGACACGTGCCAGACCGCAGTCTGGCATGGCCAAGTCTACAAGTGGTGGGAACCTCCGAAAACAAACAAGAGGAGGAACAGCCACAGGAAGACCACCTGTTTCTTCCG CTCGAAGTCGTACACGCCCAGCCTCTGCTCCAAATAGCGCCAGAACAACAGCTCCTTCCAGAAGCGCACCCTCTTCCTCCTCCACTACAGCCACCAGAACTGCCACAAACAGAAACACAACAAGGAGTACCACTACAGGCAATAACAATAGCACTCAGAGCAATG GAGTGGTCACCGGTAAGACAAAGCGTCCAGCATGGGACTACAAAGGCAGGCTGGAAGACATGAGCAAGGAAGTGAAGGCCATCTTGGAATCTAATTCTTCCCTGCAACAAGTGATTGAAAACACACAGGAGAGAGTTCAGATCCTTGAAGAACAGAAACAGGAACTCTCCGGGGCTGTTGTCCAGAAGGAACAGGTCAACACTGCGACAGAGGAGAGAAATAGAAAGCTTGAACGACAGCTGAG AGATCAAGAGGAAACTAATGACGATCTCAAGAGAAAACTGTCAAGGATTACGAGAGAGAAAGAAGACTTGGAAGGGGATTACAATGCTGCAAGGCAAGAAATCAATGGATACAAGAGTACAGTATCTCAGATGACGTCTGAGAAGTTGGGAATTGAGTCTGAAAACAACAATCTGAAG AGAAACCTAGAAATTCTGAAAGAAGACCTCAGGAAGAAAATGGAGGAATGTGAAGAGAAGAAACGTAAGATTGCAGAACTTGAAGGAGCAGTGGAAGAAAGAGATTGCAGCTTGAGAGAACACGAAGCAACCAGGAGGAATTTACACAATTTAATTCAGGAACTAAAG GGGAACATTCGCGTGTTTTGTCGTGTGCGACCATTGGTCAATGGAGAAATGGATTCCGGAGTGAAAGCAGTGTCCATGGACTTTCCAGACCATGATCAGAAAGTTATTGAACTGGAGAAACCAGGAGAAGAG AGTGCTGTGGGTGGCGCCAGGAAAAAAGACCAGAGATACGAATTTACCTTTGACAAAGTCTTCTCGCCAGAAAGTCAACAATCCCACGTGTTTGAGGAAATCTCACAGCTTGTACAG TCTGCTCTTGATGGATACAATGTTTGCATCTTTGCATACGGCCAGACTGGTTCTGGAAAGACCTTCACCATGGAAGGACCGGACAACCCAGACGATGACCACAGAGGTATGATTCCCAGGGCTGCTGAGCAGATATTCAACTGTGCCAGGGATCTTGAAGACAAGGGATGGAAG TATGACATGAAAGCAAGCTTCCTTGAAATCTACAATGAGACGATACGCGATCTACTGGGACCAGCTGACAGCAAGGAAAAACACGACATCAAATTGACCGGAAGCAAAGGAACTGAAGTGGAAGTGACAAACATGACTGTTGTGGAAGTCAAATCAGAGGGACAG ATTCACCAGCTTCTTCAAAAGGCCACACAGAGCAGAGCAGTGGCGGCCACTAAGTGCAATGAGAGGTCGTCACGCAGCCATTCCGTGTTCATCCTCAACTTGCACGGCAGAAATGAGATGACTGGGGAGGATTGTGAAG GAGTGCTGAATCTGGTAGACCTGGCAGGAAGTGAGAGGCTATCACAGAGTGGGTCCACTGGCAGTCGTCTCAAGGAGACCCAGAACATCAACCGTAGTCTGTCTGAGCTAGGCAATGTCATCATGGCGCTGGCAAACAAGGATGCCCACATCCCATACAGAAACAGCAAGCTCACCCATCTCCTGCAGAACTCTCTGGGTGGTAATTCTAAAAC GTTGATGTTTGTGAATATCTCACCAAGAGAGGAGAATCTCACTGAAACACTTTCGTCCCTGAGGTTTGCTACCAAG GTCAACCAGTGCAACATTGGTACTGCTCAGAAGAAAGTCAAATAG
- the LOC139118579 gene encoding carboxy-terminal kinesin 2-like isoform X3, which yields MPLEEVNSNEPVLMTPRTQSKLPVFSRKRERTPSSNADTSANTSQLVQPSKRSRLEPPAPEHNAGKPPAAKTTRARPQSGMAKSTSGGNLRKQTRGGTATGRPPVSSARSRTRPASAPNSARTTAPSRSAPSSSSTTATRTATNRNTTRSTTTGNNNSTQSNGVVTGKTKRPAWDYKGRLEDMSKEVKAILESNSSLQQVIENTQERVQILEEQKQELSGAVVQKEQVNTATEERNRKLERQLRDQEETNDDLKRKLSRITREKEDLEGDYNAARQEINGYKSTVSQMTSEKLGIESENNNLKRNLEILKEDLRKKMEECEEKKRKIAELEGAVEERDCSLREHEATRRNLHNLIQELKGNIRVFCRVRPLVNGEMDSGVKAVSMDFPDHDQKVIELEKPGEESAVGGARKKDQRYEFTFDKVFSPESQQSHVFEEISQLVQSALDGYNVCIFAYGQTGSGKTFTMEGPDNPDDDHRGMIPRAAEQIFNCARDLEDKGWKYDMKASFLEIYNETIRDLLGPADSKEKHDIKLTGSKGTEVEVTNMTVVEVKSEGQIHQLLQKATQSRAVAATKCNERSSRSHSVFILNLHGRNEMTGEDCEGVLNLVDLAGSERLSQSGSTGSRLKETQNINRSLSELGNVIMALANKDAHIPYRNSKLTHLLQNSLGGNSKTLMFVNISPREENLTETLSSLRFATKVNQCNIGTAQKKVK from the exons ATGCCACTAGAGGAGGTGAACAGCAACGAGCCTGTACTGATGACTCCAAGAACACAAAGCAAACTACCGGTATTTTCAaggaagagagagagaactCCCAGTAGTAATGCTGACACTTCAGCAAACACT TCCCAGTTGGTTCAACCGAGCAAGCGAAGTCGATTGGAACCTCCGGCACCTGAGCATAATGCTGGAAAACCTCCTGCAGCCAAGACGACACGTGCCAGACCGCAGTCTGGCATGGCCAAGTCTACAAGTGGTGGGAACCTCCGAAAACAAACAAGAGGAGGAACAGCCACAGGAAGACCACCTGTTTCTTCCG CTCGAAGTCGTACACGCCCAGCCTCTGCTCCAAATAGCGCCAGAACAACAGCTCCTTCCAGAAGCGCACCCTCTTCCTCCTCCACTACAGCCACCAGAACTGCCACAAACAGAAACACAACAAGGAGTACCACTACAGGCAATAACAATAGCACTCAGAGCAATG GAGTGGTCACCGGTAAGACAAAGCGTCCAGCATGGGACTACAAAGGCAGGCTGGAAGACATGAGCAAGGAAGTGAAGGCCATCTTGGAATCTAATTCTTCCCTGCAACAAGTGATTGAAAACACACAGGAGAGAGTTCAGATCCTTGAAGAACAGAAACAGGAACTCTCCGGGGCTGTTGTCCAGAAGGAACAGGTCAACACTGCGACAGAGGAGAGAAATAGAAAGCTTGAACGACAGCTGAG AGATCAAGAGGAAACTAATGACGATCTCAAGAGAAAACTGTCAAGGATTACGAGAGAGAAAGAAGACTTGGAAGGGGATTACAATGCTGCAAGGCAAGAAATCAATGGATACAAGAGTACAGTATCTCAGATGACGTCTGAGAAGTTGGGAATTGAGTCTGAAAACAACAATCTGAAG AGAAACCTAGAAATTCTGAAAGAAGACCTCAGGAAGAAAATGGAGGAATGTGAAGAGAAGAAACGTAAGATTGCAGAACTTGAAGGAGCAGTGGAAGAAAGAGATTGCAGCTTGAGAGAACACGAAGCAACCAGGAGGAATTTACACAATTTAATTCAGGAACTAAAG GGGAACATTCGCGTGTTTTGTCGTGTGCGACCATTGGTCAATGGAGAAATGGATTCCGGAGTGAAAGCAGTGTCCATGGACTTTCCAGACCATGATCAGAAAGTTATTGAACTGGAGAAACCAGGAGAAGAG AGTGCTGTGGGTGGCGCCAGGAAAAAAGACCAGAGATACGAATTTACCTTTGACAAAGTCTTCTCGCCAGAAAGTCAACAATCCCACGTGTTTGAGGAAATCTCACAGCTTGTACAG TCTGCTCTTGATGGATACAATGTTTGCATCTTTGCATACGGCCAGACTGGTTCTGGAAAGACCTTCACCATGGAAGGACCGGACAACCCAGACGATGACCACAGAGGTATGATTCCCAGGGCTGCTGAGCAGATATTCAACTGTGCCAGGGATCTTGAAGACAAGGGATGGAAG TATGACATGAAAGCAAGCTTCCTTGAAATCTACAATGAGACGATACGCGATCTACTGGGACCAGCTGACAGCAAGGAAAAACACGACATCAAATTGACCGGAAGCAAAGGAACTGAAGTGGAAGTGACAAACATGACTGTTGTGGAAGTCAAATCAGAGGGACAG ATTCACCAGCTTCTTCAAAAGGCCACACAGAGCAGAGCAGTGGCGGCCACTAAGTGCAATGAGAGGTCGTCACGCAGCCATTCCGTGTTCATCCTCAACTTGCACGGCAGAAATGAGATGACTGGGGAGGATTGTGAAG GAGTGCTGAATCTGGTAGACCTGGCAGGAAGTGAGAGGCTATCACAGAGTGGGTCCACTGGCAGTCGTCTCAAGGAGACCCAGAACATCAACCGTAGTCTGTCTGAGCTAGGCAATGTCATCATGGCGCTGGCAAACAAGGATGCCCACATCCCATACAGAAACAGCAAGCTCACCCATCTCCTGCAGAACTCTCTGGGTGGTAATTCTAAAAC GTTGATGTTTGTGAATATCTCACCAAGAGAGGAGAATCTCACTGAAACACTTTCGTCCCTGAGGTTTGCTACCAAG GTCAACCAGTGCAACATTGGTACTGCTCAGAAGAAAGTCAAATAG